In the genome of Rhodamnia argentea isolate NSW1041297 chromosome 3, ASM2092103v1, whole genome shotgun sequence, one region contains:
- the LOC115754035 gene encoding disease resistance protein RUN1-like isoform X1, whose translation MPNRGKGEFVKDVVNDVLTELKTAYLELSDCLVEVDNHVDEIIRMVGPHDHETKIVGIHGMGGVGKTTLAKIVYNQLSNNFVDCCFLGDIRKKEITRLQNQLLSTILKRKWHDINDVMEGKKLIKERLCSKTVLLLLDDADEASQLGALMHKREWFGKGSRIIITTRDQGILKVPTLVDGTYELTAMDFDHSLQLFSKHAFRRDYPLEQYVSHSERAVNICSGLPLALEVVGSLLSGKSVEEWDVTLKEQQESPQEDVGKKLMISIEALNENQRKMFLDIACFFIGYDRRIVIPMWESCKFLPHQSLGVLQQRSLIKIKDDNQLWMHDWLRDVGRNFIQQGSGMKPEKQQWVWTHEQALDVLEKTQNGGGVPGIGSIEAICLEFDELSQYSLIKELLASLSNLRFLQVDKKFIRQVDSKDLSGDSVSILTQADRFQYHQRLNFVQTTFGPLILPELRWLSWNYFPMDFELTNFSLRKLVILDFSWSEITEEWAGWSYFKLAKNLKVLNLTGCKNLRKTPDLSFLVYLERLILESCRSLVQIDPSISHLKRLVFLNLKGCRYLSKLPNEMGQLESLRELLLDSTSIEEIPEWRKMEKLEILSLVQCNALKKFDFLGTAGEL comes from the exons ATGCCAAACAG AGGCAAAGGAGAATTCGTGAAAGATGTCGTCAATGATGTTTTGACGGAGTTGAAAACTGCCTACTTGGAACTATCCGATTGCTTAGTTGAAGTAGACAATCATGTGGATGAAATCATAAGGATGGTAGGCCCACACGACCATGAAACAAAGATCGTTGGAATCCACGGTATGGGTGGCGTGGGAAAGACGACTCTTGCCAAAATAGTGTACAATCAACTTTCTAATAATTTTGTTGAttgttgcttccttggtgaCATCCGAAAAAAAGAGATCACGCGCTTGCAAAATCAACTCTTATCGACCATCCTTAAAAGAAAATGGCATGACATCAATGATGTCATGGAAGGGAAAAAGCTAATCAAGGAAAGGTTGTGCTCTAAAACAGTGCTTCTTCTACTTGATGATGCTGATGAGGCAAGTCAACTTGGTGCACTCATGCATAAGCGTGAGTGGTTTGGTAAGGGAAGCAGGATTATCATTACAACTAGAGATCAAGGAATTCTTAAAGTGCCCACACTTGTTGATGGGACTTATGAACTTACGGCCATGGATTTTGATcattctcttcaactttttagcaAACATGCTTTTAGAAGAGATTATCCCTTAGAGCAATATGTCTCTCACTCTGAAAGAGCCGTAAATATTTGTAGCGGTCTTCCTTTAGCTCTTGAGGTTGTAGGATCTCTTCTATCTGGAAAAAGCGTAGAGGAGTGGGATGTCACATTAAAGGAGCAACAAGAATCTCCTCAAGAGGATGTTGGAAAGAAGTTGATGATCAGCATCGAGGCATTAAatgaaaaccaaagaaaaatgtttcttgatattgcttgttttttcattgggtATGATAGGAGGATTGTGATTCCCATGTGGGAGAGCTGTAAATTTCTTCCTCATCAGTCTCTTGGAGTCCTCCAGCAAAGATCTTTGATAAAGATTAAAGATGATAACCAACTGTGGATGCATGATTGGTTAAGGGATGTTGGAAGAAATTTTATACAACAAGGAAGTGGTATGAAACCAGAGAAGCAACAATGGGTGTGGACTCATGAGCAGGCTTTGGATGTTCTGGAGAAAACACAG AATGGAGGTGGTGTTCCTGGAATTGGAAGCATTGAAGcaatatgtcttgagtttgatgAACTATCTCAATACTCCTTGATAAAAGAACTTTTAGCAAGTCTTTCTAATCTAAGGTTCCTTCAAGTGGACAAAAAGTTCATTCGTCAAGTGGATAGCAAGGACTTAAGTGGAGACTCAGTGTCTATCCTTACTCAAGCGGATCGTTTCCAATATCACCAGAGGTTAAATTTTGTTCAAACCACATTTGGCCCACTTATCCTTCCAGAGTTGAGATGGCTTTCATGGAATTACTTTCCTATGGATTTTGAGCTGACCAATTTCTCCTTGAGGAAGCTAGTAATCCTTGACTTCTCATGGAGTGAAATCACGGAAGAATGGGCTGGATGGAGCTACTTCAAG TTGGCTAAGAATTTGAAGGTCCTAAATCTGACAGGATGCAAAAATTTGCGTAAAACTCCAGACTTGTCTTTTCTTGTGTACTTAGAGCGGCTGATTCTCGAAAGTTGTAGGAGTTTGGTTCAAATTGATCCGTCCATTAGTCACCTTAAGAGGTTAGTCTTCTTAAACTTGAAGGGCTGTCGTTATCTCAGCAAGCTACCAAACGAGATGGGGCAGCTAGAATCTTTAAGGGAACTTCTTTTGGACTCTACATCTATAGAAGAGATCCCTGAATGGAGAAAGATGGAGAAACTGGAAATTCTCAGCTTGGTTCAATGTAATGCACtgaaaaaatttgatttcctcGGTACCGCAGGAGAGCTTTAA
- the LOC115754035 gene encoding disease resistance protein RUN1-like isoform X2 — protein MPNRGKGEFVKDVVNDVLTELKTAYLELSDCLVEVDNHVDEIIRMVGPHDHETKIVGIHGMGGVGKTTLAKIVYNQLSNNFVDCCFLGDIRKKEITRLQNQLLSTILKRKWHDINDVMEGKKLIKERLCSKTVLLLLDDADEASQLGALMHKREWFGKGSRIIITTRDQGILKVPTLVDGTYELTAMDFDHSLQLFSKHAFRRDYPLEQYVSHSERAVNICSGLPLALEVVGSLLSGKSVEEWDVTLKEQQESPQEDVGKKLMISIEALNENQRKMFLDIACFFIGYDRRIVIPMWESCKFLPHQSLGVLQQRSLIKIKDDNQLWMHDWLRDVGRNFIQQGSGMKPEKQQWVWTHEQALDVLEKTQNGGGVPGIGSIEAICLEFDELSQYSLIKELLASLSNLRFLQVDKKFIRQVDSKDLSGDSVSILTQADRFQYHQRLNFVQTTFGPLILPELRWLSWNYFPMDFELTNFSLRKLVILDFSWSEITEEWAGWSYFKTCLFLCT, from the exons ATGCCAAACAG AGGCAAAGGAGAATTCGTGAAAGATGTCGTCAATGATGTTTTGACGGAGTTGAAAACTGCCTACTTGGAACTATCCGATTGCTTAGTTGAAGTAGACAATCATGTGGATGAAATCATAAGGATGGTAGGCCCACACGACCATGAAACAAAGATCGTTGGAATCCACGGTATGGGTGGCGTGGGAAAGACGACTCTTGCCAAAATAGTGTACAATCAACTTTCTAATAATTTTGTTGAttgttgcttccttggtgaCATCCGAAAAAAAGAGATCACGCGCTTGCAAAATCAACTCTTATCGACCATCCTTAAAAGAAAATGGCATGACATCAATGATGTCATGGAAGGGAAAAAGCTAATCAAGGAAAGGTTGTGCTCTAAAACAGTGCTTCTTCTACTTGATGATGCTGATGAGGCAAGTCAACTTGGTGCACTCATGCATAAGCGTGAGTGGTTTGGTAAGGGAAGCAGGATTATCATTACAACTAGAGATCAAGGAATTCTTAAAGTGCCCACACTTGTTGATGGGACTTATGAACTTACGGCCATGGATTTTGATcattctcttcaactttttagcaAACATGCTTTTAGAAGAGATTATCCCTTAGAGCAATATGTCTCTCACTCTGAAAGAGCCGTAAATATTTGTAGCGGTCTTCCTTTAGCTCTTGAGGTTGTAGGATCTCTTCTATCTGGAAAAAGCGTAGAGGAGTGGGATGTCACATTAAAGGAGCAACAAGAATCTCCTCAAGAGGATGTTGGAAAGAAGTTGATGATCAGCATCGAGGCATTAAatgaaaaccaaagaaaaatgtttcttgatattgcttgttttttcattgggtATGATAGGAGGATTGTGATTCCCATGTGGGAGAGCTGTAAATTTCTTCCTCATCAGTCTCTTGGAGTCCTCCAGCAAAGATCTTTGATAAAGATTAAAGATGATAACCAACTGTGGATGCATGATTGGTTAAGGGATGTTGGAAGAAATTTTATACAACAAGGAAGTGGTATGAAACCAGAGAAGCAACAATGGGTGTGGACTCATGAGCAGGCTTTGGATGTTCTGGAGAAAACACAG AATGGAGGTGGTGTTCCTGGAATTGGAAGCATTGAAGcaatatgtcttgagtttgatgAACTATCTCAATACTCCTTGATAAAAGAACTTTTAGCAAGTCTTTCTAATCTAAGGTTCCTTCAAGTGGACAAAAAGTTCATTCGTCAAGTGGATAGCAAGGACTTAAGTGGAGACTCAGTGTCTATCCTTACTCAAGCGGATCGTTTCCAATATCACCAGAGGTTAAATTTTGTTCAAACCACATTTGGCCCACTTATCCTTCCAGAGTTGAGATGGCTTTCATGGAATTACTTTCCTATGGATTTTGAGCTGACCAATTTCTCCTTGAGGAAGCTAGTAATCCTTGACTTCTCATGGAGTGAAATCACGGAAGAATGGGCTGGATGGAGCTACTTCAAG ACTTGTCTTTTCTTGTGTACTTAG